A stretch of DNA from Triticum dicoccoides isolate Atlit2015 ecotype Zavitan chromosome 2A, WEW_v2.0, whole genome shotgun sequence:
GTGTGCCAGTGCGACAATAATACCGGTTCCTTTGTATTATGATTCTAGCATGTAGATTTTTTGTTTGTAGGCGGTTCACCCTTGAATGGTCAAACTCCTCCATCCCTGAATTGTTCTTCCATATCGTCCTGCTTCAACATTGCCATAACATTGTCGTTTCCGCAATTAAGGTCATAAGACCAAAACAACACACTGAGTGTCGTGGATCCCCATTATCCTCGTCTTCGCTTCTCATAGATAACAACACCTGTCACCTGAAGGTTATAAATTGGCTAAACAATATATGTTCATGCGTAGGTCCTCAGATCATGTTGGCTTTCAATTGGACAACATACACTATATTCACCATAAATAAACAACTTACTAACAAGCGGGATCCACGTGTTCGAGACCTGAAGGCCACCCTTTTCATGTATTGATAGGtagggtccacatgtcatagacacataaaaaatttcaagtaaatTTTTTGAGGGGGTTCTCACTAGAGGCTCTCATTTCCACCCTCCCTTTCTCTCCCTCACCCCCTCTTTTCTCGAGAGTCTCCACAACTGCCTCAGATCCCCTCCCCTACTCCTCAGGCGGCCTCACCGGTCGAAGGAGGGGTGGGAGAGGAGGTCAGGCCCCACTTGTTCATAGTAGATTTAGGTGTAGGAATTGATCTAGGATTGCCTTTGGGCTGTTTGGCATGATGCCGAATATTTGTAGCCTGCCGCTGCTTTTGTGCAGCATGTGGTGGTCGTCGGAAGCTTCTCTTTTCTTTCTCCATGGTGGGAATGGAGCAGCAGGGATGAATCTGACGAGATCTGTCACAATAAGCACAAGGTCGCCCAGATCGACTCATTTTGGTGGTCACCTCTCGTCTTCTTCGTAGTCGTGGTGACGGAGTAACAAGGGGTAAGAGGTTCAGCCTAATGCACGATAACTCTGCAATTACTGTTAAGGGACCACCTTCCTGATCAAGGTCGCAAATCAATCTCTGATAAATCAATTTTAAATAAATACCAATATCTAATATGAATGTTGGAGATATCACTTATCAAAAATTTATTGGTCGACCTGAGATAAGGGGTAAATCAGCAGATTTATCTTATTGTTCACACACCTGTAAGCGATAAATCAGCCGGTTTATTGTAATATCGGCCGATATCTGCCGTTCACTAAGAGAGGGTGGCAAGCGAACGCCATTTAATGGCAGTTTTAGTTGTGAAGAAAAATCAAACGACCACAGTTTTAAACCAAAAAATTGCATTTTCTGAAGAAATTGTCATGTCGCTCCCAAAAGACTGCCACCCTCTTGCAACTAAAAATGACACAAAAAACGTTCGCGCGTGTCACCCTCCCGGGCGAACGTTCGCTGGCTACGAGCGTCCTAGTTCATTAATCAGAATTGGTGCGGATATTTACATCCATAGCAACGTGCAGACAATTTCCTCGTAGTTGACTCAAAATATTTACATCCATAGCATGTTGACTCAAAAGAAAAACACGTGAACGCCTACCTCttgatcgatactactactattacttagtttcgtcaAAACCGTAAACGGGTCTGTTTTATGGCGCATCTAGATGTGCCTTAGTTGTTGTATGACTAATTGACCCAATCAAATATataacaaaaaaaaaggaaaaaaaatacccACACAAATCTCAGTGTAAAATCAAGGCACATCTAGACGCAGTAGAATTTCCCGTTTCTTAATGCCCACCGACAACGAAGATTGCCATCGTCGTTATCATGCTTACGCGATAACGACCGATCGGAACTTTGCTCCCAACATTTTCCATCCCCCCGCGACATCCACGAGACACCGACTGCATGCTCTCCCTCCAGACTCCAGTCCTCGTTAGCACAGGAGAAATGCAAGAATGGAATCGCTAGCATGGTGCCGCCAACGACCGGCGGCAACCCATCCTACTTGCCTCCGGTGCCGTCACCCGTTCAGCCGTGGACCAGGCTCGCTAGACTAGCAGCGGACGTGCTTATTGGGAAAGACCGTACGTGAATGAAGCTGGCTCGCCTCCTCCTCGCGCCAAGAAGGCACGCACAAAAGAAGAACCACACGAGCACGCCGACCGCGGGGCAAACGAGCAAGCTCCCGTGCACGGGGAGGGAGCTGGCACCGTACGCCCTCGCGAAGCTCCACAAGACCGACGCCCTGttcaccatggccgccgccgcccacAGCCACCGGCTGCTGCCGGACGATGACGGCGACGACGCGTCCGCCCACTGCGCCGGCCCGGGCGCGATCCACACCAGCGCTATCAGCGACAGCAGCATGGTCGCGGACAGCCCCCTCGACCGCTTCAGCTGCTCCTGCCGCCGGGTCATGCCGACGTGGCCGCCGCAGCGGTGAGGCAGGAGGTGGGACGGCGCGCGGCTACCTGCGAGTGCCGTCGCCAGCAGCAAGCCGAGCTCCACCAGGACCAGCGAcacggagaaggacatcaccacggCGATCCCGAACGCCAGCAGCGCCCTCGGCATCTGCCGGGCCGACGAGACGCCGACGTCGAGGAAGCCGCGCTGCACGTACTGGGACATGCGCCCCATGCCGGACGCGAAGACCTTGGCGACCAGCGCGCTGACGACCGCGCGGGGGAGAGGCTCCGTcggcctcgccagcagctcccgccATATCGCGCACTCCTTCTTCCACCGGTTACGTCTCACCGACGTCGCCACCGTCTCTTCGATGCCATCGCGCGGTGCTGTGCCGTGCTCGGCTtttatctcaagccaacggagctcTGCCTCCTCCTGCGTCGCGGACGTCCTGGAGAGCACGCGCCGGGCCTTGGTCATCTGGTCCCTGGCCACGAGCCACCGGGGCGACTCCGGCATGAGAAGGGCGGCGAAGCTGAGCGAGGCCGGAACGGCCGTTCCGGAGACCATGGTCAGCCACCAGGCGAGGTGCGCCGGGAGCTTCACGAAGCCCGTGGAGTAGCAGAGGGAACCGAGGATGCAGCCGAGGTACACGAAGCCGTCCGGGTGGGAGGTGAGGGCGCCGCGCAGCGAGGAGGGGCAGAGCTCGGCGACGTACGCCGGGACGATCATGAGCGCCTGGCCCATGCCGATGCCGTTGATGAAGACACCGACCGTGAACGCCGCGGGGCCAGCGGCGAGCCCCCTGGTGAGCGCGCCGACGCAGAGCACCACGGCCGACAGGAGGACAGTGCGGCGGTCACCGATGAGGCACTGCGCCACCATGGCGGTAAGCGCGCCCACGAGGGAGGAGAGCACCACGACGCACGCCAGGAGCCTCAGGTCGGCGTCCGCGAGCACGGCCGTGCTGCTCACCATGGCCAGGTCTGCGTCGACACGTGCTTGCAAATTGAGCAGTGTGGCAATGGACAACACGGAGCCATATACACTTGCATGCGTGTGAGTTCATTCTCACCGTAGCCCAAGAAGATGGGCGTCGCAGTCGAGAGCACGGCGGTGGCAAATGCATACTTGTTTACAGGGCGCCTTCCGTGCTTCGCCATCTTCGGGGAACCAGGCCAACTCCGGCGATCTTTCCGTCAGGCACTCTGCACATTGGTGGTGATCACGTAACAAGATGAGGTCAAGAAGTGTGAGCCGCGTGGAAATTGTTAATTGAACAACTCATTCCGGCGTGCCGCGCCGTGCATGCCACCTTCACCTATACTATTTCAAAAAAGGAATCACCTCTTCACAACGAATTGGATCCAAAGAAAGAAAGCAAGAAAGAGAGGCAAATGCCGGACCTGCAGGTTGGCATTTGCCTACGAACCTGAGTAAGATAAACCGATCAGCATTTCAGCGGCGAGAGAAGAATCCCTCGACTGCAATCCTCTTCATTCCCGCAGAATGAACCCCTCCACACGAATCCTCCTTTAGGCATCACGCACGGACGCACGGTGGATTCCT
This window harbors:
- the LOC119353991 gene encoding putative polyol transporter 1 gives rise to the protein MAKHGRRPVNKYAFATAVLSTATPIFLGYDLAMVSSTAVLADADLRLLACVVVLSSLVGALTAMVAQCLIGDRRTVLLSAVVLCVGALTRGLAAGPAAFTVGVFINGIGMGQALMIVPAYVAELCPSSLRGALTSHPDGFVYLGCILGSLCYSTGFVKLPAHLAWWLTMVSGTAVPASLSFAALLMPESPRWLVARDQMTKARRVLSRTSATQEEAELRWLEIKAEHGTAPRDGIEETVATSVRRNRWKKECAIWRELLARPTEPLPRAVVSALVAKVFASGMGRMSQYVQRGFLDVGVSSARQMPRALLAFGIAVVMSFSVSLVLVELGLLLATALAGSRAPSHLLPHRCGGHVGMTRRQEQLKRSRGLSATMLLSLIALVWIAPGPAQWADASSPSSSGSSRWLWAAAAMVNRASVLWSFARAYGASSLPVHGSLLVCPAVGVLVWFFFCACLLGARRRRASFIHVRSFPISTSAASLASLVHG